Proteins from a single region of Oryza brachyantha chromosome 6, ObraRS2, whole genome shotgun sequence:
- the LOC102704257 gene encoding protein TOO MANY MOUTHS-like, protein MDLARLLVVLLVAAVVAAKAEGGDPRLPSAEQEGVYAALEAVNPGFPWRASFPDDLCLAGPHGVSCDDDGNTSHVVGLSLGYVSDFSANPGCVAPSPSAAATLLTSGLLAASFPRLRSLFVYGCFVRPGGDTRTLPPLPWLLPPALQDLVLVNNPALSGRLAVSAARLPLLRRLVIASSDLSGDLPANAFPRLEQLVLSGSRFAGRIPPTLIQGLASIKILDLSSNLLAGGIPRAIGGLTQLVKLDLSSNMLAGPIPDELGRLATLELLDLSNNRLTGGVPAALSGMTAIREMYLSGNRRLGGRVPADIFAGLKRISAVGLSDAGLTGPIPASLGESLHNVTYLGLDGNQLEGEVPPELGKLAGRVRLHGNLAICVPPEFVAAAGSHSHIAAAGVPSCKGTKIPVTRRPVVLPVPLASAVAASAAKSAALLMGISSCVVVTMFLLVRG, encoded by the coding sequence ATGGATCTTGCTCGGCTCCTCGttgtcctcctcgtcgccgccgtggttgcggcgaaggcggagggcggcgacccgCGCCTGCCGTCGGCGGAGCAGGAGGGCGTGTACGCGGCGCTTGAGGCCGTCAACCCGGGGTTCCCCTGGCGCGCCAGCTTCCCCGACGACCTCTGCCTCGCCGGCCCGCACGGCGTGTcgtgcgacgacgacggcaacaCCTCCCACGTCGTCGGCCTCTCCCTCGGCTACGTCTCCGACTTCTCCGCAAACCCCGGCTGCGTGGcgccctccccctccgccgccgccacgctgctcacctccggcctcctcgccgcctccttcccgcGCCTCCGCAGCCTCTTCGTCTACGGCTGCTTCGTGCGCCCCGGCGGCGACACGCGGACCCTTCCGCCTCTCCCGTGGCTGCTCCCTCCCGCGCTGCAGGACCTTGTGCTCGTCAACAACCCCGCGCTCTCCGGCCGCCTGGCCGTCTCCGCGGCCCGCCTcccgctcctccgccgcttGGTCATAGCCTCCTCCGACCTGTCCGGCGACCTCCCGGCCAATGCCTTCCCGCGCCTTGAGCAGCTTGTCCTCTCCGGCAGCCGCTTCGCCGGCCGCATCCCTCCCACGCTCATCCAGGGGCTCGCCAGCATCAAGATCCTCGACCTGAGCTCcaacctcctcgccggcggcatcCCCCGCGCGATCGGCGGCCTCACGCAGCTCGTCAAGCTCGACCTCTCCTCCAACATGCTGGCCGGGCCGATCCCGGACGAGCTCGGCCGCCTCGCGACGCTCGAGCTGCTCGACCTCTCCAACAACCGGCTCACAGGAGGCGTGCCGGCGGCGCTCAGCGGCATGACGGCAATCAGAGAGATGTACCTCAGCGGCAACCGTCGCCTTGGCGGGCGCGTGCCGGCGGACATCTTCGCTGGCCTGAAGCGCATCTCCGCCGTCGGGCTTTCCGACGCCGGCCTCACCGGTCCGATCCCGGCATCGTTGGGGGAATCACTTCACAACGTCACCTACCTGGGGCTTGACGGCAACCAGCTGGAGGGCGAGGTGCCTCCGGAGTTAGGAAAGCTGGCGGGCAGAGTCCGGCTTCACGGCAACCTCGCCATCTGCGTGCCGCCggagttcgtcgccgccgccggatcaCATTCTCATATCGCAGCCGCAGGTGTCCCGTCGTGCAAGGGAACCAAGATCCCCGTGACGCGGCGCCCGGTGGTCTTGCCGGTTCCCTTGGCATCGGCGgtagcggcgagcgcggcgaagTCGGCGGCGTTGCTGATGGGGATCAGCTCCTGTGTGGTCGTGACAATGTTCTTGCTGGTGCGGGGTTAG